One Triticum dicoccoides isolate Atlit2015 ecotype Zavitan chromosome 3B, WEW_v2.0, whole genome shotgun sequence genomic window, CTTTGGAAGTCTCTTTCCCCTTTTTCTATAATGAATGATACGCACTCTGGTGCATATTTGAGAAAAATATATTTATATAAGGATTTTATAGAAAAGAAAAATTACTCCCAGCCTCTGCAACATTATTTGTGCACACGAAGTAATGTTTAACATAGTGAAACGTCACACAACGGTTACAACTTACAACATGCTCATACATCGACATAGGCACGGTACAGTACTGCACCATACCAACTACTCCAACGCTACACACAAACGTGCCACACTTATCGGCTTATTGCTCCACCTCCGCTCATGCCTATTGTTCACAAACACGCTGACTGGCGCCTAGTGCTGGCCAGGCAGCTTTTCCTTGATCTTGCCCATAATACCTTTCTTCTCGCCGGTGCCTGTCACCCCGGCGTGACCTTGCTGGCTGTAAGGACCGCCGGTCGCCGTAGTCCCGTGTGCTCCGGTGCCGGTCACTCCGGGGTGCCCTTGATGATCGAAAGCACCGCCCGTCGTCACGTTCCCATGCGTTCCAGTGCCGGTCATACCGGCGTGCCCTGGCTGGCCGTAGCCACCACCGGGAGCGGTGTTCCCATGCACCCCGGTGCCTGTCATCCCGGGCTGCCCGTAGGCGCCGGCGGTCGGCATGGTGTGCTGCTCGTTCTTGTGACCTCCCGGGAGTTTCTCCAtgatcttgtccttcatgcccttcttCTCACCAGTCGCCGTGGTTCCGTGCGCCCCGGTGCCGGTCATGCCAGCCGGAGCGGGCTGCCCGTAGGGGCCGGTCGTCGCCGTGGTCCCGTGCGCTCCAGTGCCAGCcggagcgggctgcacgtagtaaggGCCGCCGGTCGCCCCGGTGCCGGTCATGCCCGCGGGCGCGGCGGGCTGGCCGTAAGTCTGCTTGCGAGCCCCGGGAagcttctccttgatcttctccttgATGCCCTTCTTCCTCCGTCCACCCATGCCATCGTCCTCGGACTATACATCAATCCAAGCGGAGCAAATTAATACGGAGTACAAGTTTGATACTAGGTTAGTCGTCATGGGAAT contains:
- the LOC119281842 gene encoding dehydrin DHN4-like is translated as MEYQGQQGNRVDRYGNPVAAPGGATAVTGAPAGGQLQPAREEHKTRGILHRSSSSSSSSSEDDGMGGRRKKGIKEKIKEKLPGARKQTYGQPAAPAGMTGTGATGGPYYVQPAPAGTGAHGTTATTGPYGQPAPAGMTGTGAHGTTATGEKKGMKDKIMEKLPGGHKNEQHTMPTAGAYGQPGMTGTGVHGNTAPGGGYGQPGHAGMTGTGTHGNVTTGGAFDHQGHPGVTGTGAHGTTATGGPYSQQGHAGVTGTGEKKGIMGKIKEKLPGQH